One window from the genome of Acanthochromis polyacanthus isolate Apoly-LR-REF ecotype Palm Island chromosome 21, KAUST_Apoly_ChrSc, whole genome shotgun sequence encodes:
- the gig2e gene encoding grass carp reovirus (GCRV)-induced gene 2e produces the protein MQYQWAEDDFLPVGVFRLETESPVRNRRYVMYHGTTRKNAQSIMASGFRQSADGMLGRGVYLSKDLKKASRYPLHHPEWDRVVLKVVVNVGEVIAINYQHHPHQKTWHDYGYDTAWVPPNCGMVRSGLEENCVWDPNRIQIIKAIEPLPVPHGYGYGAYGYNEETPTKEMQYQWAEDDFLPVGVFRLVTDHPQNGKTYVMYHGTTRENAESIMASGFEQSEDGMLGQGVYLSRDLQKASRYPLNHPEWDRVVLKVVVNVGEVIAINYQHHPLQKTWHDYGYDTAWVPPNCGMVRSGLEENCVWDPEQIQIIKAIEPLPVPYGYGYGMGELVEQPLLDIGSSGQSLVCQMASPPLGSPTKEMQYQWAEDDGLPEGVIRLVTESPENGKTYVMYHGTTRKNAQSIKVSGFRRSADGMLGRGVYLSRNLEKASRYPLEEPEHNRVVLKVRVNVGKVIAIKYQPHPYQKTWHDAGYDTAWVPPNCGMVRSGLEENCVWDPERIRIIGILEPQPVQVPHGFQFCAYGYK, from the exons ATGCAGTACCAGTGGGCTGAAGACGACTTTCTCCCAGTGGGGGTGTTTCGACTGGAGACTGAAAGTCCTGTTAGGAACAGAAGATACGTCATGTACCACGGCACCACCAGAAAGAATGCTCAGAGCATCATGGCCTCAGGCTTTCGACAGTCTGCAGACGGGATGCTCGGTCGAGGCGTCTACCTCAGCAAAGACCTGAAGAAAGCGAGCCGTTATCCCCTGCACCACCCTGAGTGGGACAGGGTCGTCCTGAAGGTTGTGGTCAATGTGGGAGAAGTGATCGCCATCAACTATCAGCACCACCCGCATCAGAAGACCTGGCATGACTACGGGTATGACACCGCCTGGGTGCCGCCCAACTGTGGGATGGTGAGGAGTGGCTTGGAGGAGAATTGTGTCTGGGATCCAAACCGAATCCAGATCATCAAAGCCATTGAACCACTGCCAGTGCCACATGGCTATGGATATGGTGCATATGGCTACAA TGAAG AGACACCAACAAAAGAGATGCAGTACCAGTGGGCTGAAGACGACTTTCTCCCAGTGGGGGTGTTTCGACTGGTGACTGACCACCCCCAGAATGGCAAAACCTACGTCATGTACCACGGCACCACCAGAGAGAATGCTGAGAGCATCATGGCCTCAGGCTTTGAACAGTCTGAAGACGGGATGCTCGGTCAAGGCGTCTACCTCAGCAGAGACCTGCAGAAAGCGAGCCGTTATCCCCTGAACCACCCTGAGTGGGACAGGGTCGTCCTGAAGGTTGTGGTCAATGTGGGAGAAGTGATCGCCATCAACTATCAGCACCACCCACTTCAGAAGACCTGGCATGACTACGGGTATGACACCGCCTGGGTGCCGCCCAACTGTGGGATGGTGAGGAGTGGCCTGGAGGAGAATTGTGTCTGGGATCCTGAACAAATCCAGATCATCAAAGCCATTGAACCACTGCCAGTGCCATATGGATATGGATATG GCATGGGGGAACTTGTTGAGCAGCCCCTACTAGACATCGGCTCATCGGGACAGTCCCTGGTATGCCAGATGGCCAGTCCACCCCTGG GGTCACCAACAAAAGAGATGCAGTACCAGTGGGCTGAAGACGATGGTCTGCCAGAAGGGGTGATTCGACTGGTGACTGAAAGTCCTGAGAATGGCAAAACCTATGTCATGTACCACGGCACCACCAGAAAGAATGCTCAGAGCATCAAGGTCTCAGGTTTTCGACGGTCTGCAGACGGGATGCTCGGTCGAGGCGTCTACCTCAGCAGAAACCTGGAGAAAGCGAGCCGTTATCCTCTGGAAGAACCAGAGCATAACAGGGTCGTCCTGAAGGTTAGGGTCAATGTGGGAAAAGTGATTGCCATCAAATATCAGCCGCACCCGTATCAGAAGACCTGGCATGATGCAGGATATGACACCGCCTGGGTGCCGCCCAACTGTGGGATGGTGAGGAGCGGCTTGGAGGAGAATTGTGTCTGGGATCCTGAACGAATCCGGATCATCGGCATCCTTGAACCACAGCCAGTTCAAGTGCCACATGGCTTTCAATTTTGTGCATATGGCTACAAGTAA
- the LOC110955090 gene encoding zinc finger protein ZFP2-like isoform X2, which translates to MSNSANLTLGRCCAACCGFYTKNCVYKNNKSGFSVPFVSAPIMSSIQLLRVLVNERLSAAAEEIFEAVRKTIAGYEEELLLTRRELRRHRGTLRTEFKSELHPDRVSNQPQLTLSVWDEDFPSDQQLEWSSSLDQNQQVAPEEKNQKVNQEANQEVNQEKNHDVNQKELEEDSTIRFIFTHQSSSPNAKADEGEPLPSTSAEQDQEKTDDDDDDNDDAAASTDSLTANSDEDWRASMDSQSDDSDSKRDKIKRKKVPRLPMAPKQLLNKKNKPRISCKVCSKAFHAIVSLVNHMEVHSKDMCGVCGKRFDDDESFRVHLKTHVKAEICSLCGKCFGGLSSLETHMRIHTGEKPFNCSECGKSFNCRHNMMRHIRIHTGEKPYTCTVCGKSFNDYSTLKRHLMVHIRKINQNPNNSDENGNNDKKIKAPLLKKPQPRTMCEVCGKMFHSLVSLVNHAKSHATDLCGVCGTRFESEENLKLHLKTHKNGKVCEVCGKCFDSQGSLEMHMRIHTGEKPFLCSECGKSFNCRHNMMRHMRTHTGEKPYLCNVCGRSFSDHTSLKQHSSTHTGEKPHRCEVCGKGFHRKTYVRLHMKSHTTKK; encoded by the exons ATGAGTAACAGCGCTAACTTGACACTAGGTCGCTGCTGCGCGGCGTGCTGCGGGTTTTACACCAAAAATTGCGTCTATAAGAACAATAAAAGCGGGTTTTCAGTGCCGTTTGTCTCAGCTCCCATCATGTCCAGCATCCAGCTGCTGCGGGTCCTGGTCAACGAGCGGCTGTCGGCGGCGGCGGAGGAGATCTTCGAGGCGGTGAGGAAGACCATCGCGGGCTacgaggaggagctgctgctgacccGCCGGGAGCTGCGGAGGCACCGCGGGACGCTGAGGACCGAGTTCAAGTCCGAACTTCACCCCGACAGAGTGTCAA ACCAGCCTCAGCTCACTCTGTCAGTCTGGGATGAGGACTTTCCCTCCGATCAGCAGCTGGAGTGGAGCTCCAGTTTGGACCAGAACCAGCAGGTGGCTCCTGAGGAGAAGAACCAGAAGGTGAACCAGGAGGCAAACCAGGAGGTGAACCAGGAGAAGAACCACGATGTGAACCAGAAGGAGCTCGAGGAGGACAGTACCATCCGGTTCATCTTCACGCACCAGTCCAGCTCTCCCAACGCTAAAGCCGATGAAGGAGAACCTCTACCGAGTACCTCAGCCGAACAGGACCAGGAGAAGActgacgacgacgacgacgacaaTGATGATGCTGCCGCCTCCACTGACTCCTTAACAGCCAACAGCGACGAGGACTGGAGAGCCAGCATGGACTCCCAGAGCGACGACAGCGACAGCAAGAGGGACAAGATAAAGAGGAAGAAAGTTCCTCGCCTGCCGATGGCGCCGAAGCAGCTCctgaacaaaaagaacaaacccCGGATCAGCTGTAAAGTGTGCAGTAAAGCCTTCCATGCCATCGTCTCTCTGGTGAACCACATGGAGGTTCACTCCAAGGACATGTGCGGCGTCTGCGGCAAACGCTTTGACGACGACGAGAGCTTCAGGGTTCACCTGAAGACTCATGTGAAAGCAGAAATCTGCAGCTTGTGTGGGAAATGTTTTGGCGGCTTGAGTTCTTTGGAGACACACATGAGGATCCACACCGGAGAGAAACCGTTCAACTGCAGCGAGTGCGGGAAGTCCTTCAACTGTCGCCACAACATGATGCGACACATCCGGATCCACACTGGGGAGAAACCGTACACCTGCACCGTCTGTGGGAAGTCCTTCAACGACTACTCCACCTTGAAACGCCACCTGATGGTTCACATTCGCAAGATCAACCAGAACCCAAACAATTCAGATGAAAATGGCAACAATGACAAGAAGATCAAGGCGCCGTTGCTGAAAAAGCCACAGCCCCGGACCATGTGTGAAGTGTGTGGGAAAATGTTCCACTCCCTAGTTTCTCTGGTCAATCATGCCAAAAGTCATGCCACGGACCTCTGCGGTGTTTGCGGGACGCGTTTCGAGTCGGAGGAAAACTTGAAACTTCAtctgaaaacacataaaaatgggAAAGTGTGCGAAGTGTGCGGCAAGTGTTTTGACAGTCAGGGCAGCCTGGAGATGCACATGAGGATCCACACGGGGGAGAAACCGTTCCTGTGCAGCGAGTGCGGGAAGTCGTTTAACTGTCGACACAACATGATGCGACACATGCGGACGCACACTGGGGAGAAACCATACCTCTGCAACGTCTGCGGCCGCTCGTTCAGCGACCACACCAGCCTgaagcagcacagcagcacacacactggAGAGAAACCACACCGCTGCGAGGTCTGCGGGAAAGGCTTCCACCGAAAGACATACGTCAGGCTGCACATGAAGAGCCACACAACTAAGAAGTGA
- the LOC110955090 gene encoding zinc finger protein ZFP2-like isoform X1, translating into MSNSANLTLGRCCAACCGFYTKNCVYKNNKSGFSVPFVSAPIMSSIQLLRVLVNERLSAAAEEIFEAVRKTIAGYEEELLLTRRELRRHRGTLRTEFKSELHPDRVSTDQPQLTLSVWDEDFPSDQQLEWSSSLDQNQQVAPEEKNQKVNQEANQEVNQEKNHDVNQKELEEDSTIRFIFTHQSSSPNAKADEGEPLPSTSAEQDQEKTDDDDDDNDDAAASTDSLTANSDEDWRASMDSQSDDSDSKRDKIKRKKVPRLPMAPKQLLNKKNKPRISCKVCSKAFHAIVSLVNHMEVHSKDMCGVCGKRFDDDESFRVHLKTHVKAEICSLCGKCFGGLSSLETHMRIHTGEKPFNCSECGKSFNCRHNMMRHIRIHTGEKPYTCTVCGKSFNDYSTLKRHLMVHIRKINQNPNNSDENGNNDKKIKAPLLKKPQPRTMCEVCGKMFHSLVSLVNHAKSHATDLCGVCGTRFESEENLKLHLKTHKNGKVCEVCGKCFDSQGSLEMHMRIHTGEKPFLCSECGKSFNCRHNMMRHMRTHTGEKPYLCNVCGRSFSDHTSLKQHSSTHTGEKPHRCEVCGKGFHRKTYVRLHMKSHTTKK; encoded by the exons ATGAGTAACAGCGCTAACTTGACACTAGGTCGCTGCTGCGCGGCGTGCTGCGGGTTTTACACCAAAAATTGCGTCTATAAGAACAATAAAAGCGGGTTTTCAGTGCCGTTTGTCTCAGCTCCCATCATGTCCAGCATCCAGCTGCTGCGGGTCCTGGTCAACGAGCGGCTGTCGGCGGCGGCGGAGGAGATCTTCGAGGCGGTGAGGAAGACCATCGCGGGCTacgaggaggagctgctgctgacccGCCGGGAGCTGCGGAGGCACCGCGGGACGCTGAGGACCGAGTTCAAGTCCGAACTTCACCCCGACAGAGTGTCAA CAGACCAGCCTCAGCTCACTCTGTCAGTCTGGGATGAGGACTTTCCCTCCGATCAGCAGCTGGAGTGGAGCTCCAGTTTGGACCAGAACCAGCAGGTGGCTCCTGAGGAGAAGAACCAGAAGGTGAACCAGGAGGCAAACCAGGAGGTGAACCAGGAGAAGAACCACGATGTGAACCAGAAGGAGCTCGAGGAGGACAGTACCATCCGGTTCATCTTCACGCACCAGTCCAGCTCTCCCAACGCTAAAGCCGATGAAGGAGAACCTCTACCGAGTACCTCAGCCGAACAGGACCAGGAGAAGActgacgacgacgacgacgacaaTGATGATGCTGCCGCCTCCACTGACTCCTTAACAGCCAACAGCGACGAGGACTGGAGAGCCAGCATGGACTCCCAGAGCGACGACAGCGACAGCAAGAGGGACAAGATAAAGAGGAAGAAAGTTCCTCGCCTGCCGATGGCGCCGAAGCAGCTCctgaacaaaaagaacaaacccCGGATCAGCTGTAAAGTGTGCAGTAAAGCCTTCCATGCCATCGTCTCTCTGGTGAACCACATGGAGGTTCACTCCAAGGACATGTGCGGCGTCTGCGGCAAACGCTTTGACGACGACGAGAGCTTCAGGGTTCACCTGAAGACTCATGTGAAAGCAGAAATCTGCAGCTTGTGTGGGAAATGTTTTGGCGGCTTGAGTTCTTTGGAGACACACATGAGGATCCACACCGGAGAGAAACCGTTCAACTGCAGCGAGTGCGGGAAGTCCTTCAACTGTCGCCACAACATGATGCGACACATCCGGATCCACACTGGGGAGAAACCGTACACCTGCACCGTCTGTGGGAAGTCCTTCAACGACTACTCCACCTTGAAACGCCACCTGATGGTTCACATTCGCAAGATCAACCAGAACCCAAACAATTCAGATGAAAATGGCAACAATGACAAGAAGATCAAGGCGCCGTTGCTGAAAAAGCCACAGCCCCGGACCATGTGTGAAGTGTGTGGGAAAATGTTCCACTCCCTAGTTTCTCTGGTCAATCATGCCAAAAGTCATGCCACGGACCTCTGCGGTGTTTGCGGGACGCGTTTCGAGTCGGAGGAAAACTTGAAACTTCAtctgaaaacacataaaaatgggAAAGTGTGCGAAGTGTGCGGCAAGTGTTTTGACAGTCAGGGCAGCCTGGAGATGCACATGAGGATCCACACGGGGGAGAAACCGTTCCTGTGCAGCGAGTGCGGGAAGTCGTTTAACTGTCGACACAACATGATGCGACACATGCGGACGCACACTGGGGAGAAACCATACCTCTGCAACGTCTGCGGCCGCTCGTTCAGCGACCACACCAGCCTgaagcagcacagcagcacacacactggAGAGAAACCACACCGCTGCGAGGTCTGCGGGAAAGGCTTCCACCGAAAGACATACGTCAGGCTGCACATGAAGAGCCACACAACTAAGAAGTGA